The Triticum aestivum cultivar Chinese Spring chromosome 3A, IWGSC CS RefSeq v2.1, whole genome shotgun sequence genome includes a region encoding these proteins:
- the LOC123061633 gene encoding long chain acyl-CoA synthetase 4, whose product MAEMQHVVKVEEGRPAADGRPSVGPTYRSAFARDGFPAPVDGLDSCYDIFRMAVEKYPNNRMLGHRETVDGKAGAYVWRTYKEVFDIANKIGNSIRSCGLTKGSRCGIYGANSPEWIITMEACNAHGVYCVPLYDTLGAGAIEFILCHAEVEIAFAEEKKVAELLKTFPKSTEFLKTIVSFGKVTQEQKEEVSKYGLSIYSWDEFISLAGDQEFDLPVNQRTDTCTIMYTSGTTGDPKGVLISNASIICLIAGVDRLLNSVNERLEETDVYMSYLPLAHIFDRVVEELFMFHGASIGFWRGDVKLLVEDIGTLKPTILCAVPRVLDRIFSGLQAKISAGGFIKSTMFNLAYKFKQFRMMRGAKHNEAAAICDKVVFSKVKEGLGGNVRVILSGAAPLATHVEEYLRVVTCAHVLQGYGLTETCAGSFVSLPNQMSMIGTVGPPVPNIDARLESVPDMNYDALASTPRGEICIKGETLFSGYYRREDLTEEVLVDGWFHTGDIGEWQPDGSMKIIDRKKNIFKLSQGEYVAVENLENIYGVVSAIDSIWVYGNSFESFLVAVVNPNKEALESWAEGNGTSGDFEALCENPKAKEYILGELSKTGKEKKLKGFEFIRAVHLDPVPFDMERDLITPTYKRKRPQLLKYYQGAIDNMYKSAK is encoded by the exons ATGGCGGAGATGCAGCACGTGGTGAAGGTCGAGGAGGGCCGCCCGGCCGCCGACGGCCGGCCCTCGGTGGGGCCCACCTACCGGAGCGCCTTCGCCCGCGACGGCTTCCCGGCGCCCGTCGACGGCCTGGACAGCTGCTACGACATCTTCCG AATGGCAGTGGAGAAGTACCCAAACAACAGAATGCTTGGTCACCGTGAGACTGTTGATGGGAAG GCTGGTGCATACGTTTGGAGGACATATAAGGAGGTGTTTGACATTGCAAATAAAATCGGTAACTCTATTAGGAGCTGTGGACTCACTAAG GGCAGTCGTTGCGGTATATATGGTGCTAATAGCCCTGAATGGATTatcacgatggag GCTTGCAATGCCCATGGAGTCTACTGTGTTCCATTATATGACACTCTTG GGGCTGGTGCGATAGAGTTTATTCTGTGCCATGCAGAAGTTGAGATTGCCTTTGCAGAGGAGAAGAAAGTTGCGGAG CTCTTGAAGACATTTCCCAAGTCAACCGAGTTCTTGAAAA CCATTGTGAGTTTTGGTAAAGTGACACAAGAACAAAAGGAAGAAGTTTCCAAGTATGGGCTCTCAATATACTCATGGGATGAGTTCATATCTTTG GCAGGTGACCAAGAATTTGATCTTCCAGTGAATCAAAGGACAGACACATGTACTATAATGTACACTAGTGGAACTACTGGTGACCCCAAAGGTGTACTGATCTCCAATGCGAGCATTATCTGTCTCATTGCAGGTGTGGACCGGCTTCTTAACTCTGTAAACGAGCGG CTGGAGGAAACAGACGTTTATATGTCTTACCTTCCTCTTGCTCATATCTTTGACCGAGTTGTGGAAGAGCTGTTTATGTTCCATGGTGCATCTATTGGATTTTGGCGTGGG GATGTTAAGTTACTAGTTGAGGATATTGGTACACTGAAACCAACTATCTTATGTGCTGTGCCACGTGTTCTTGATCGGATATTTTCTG GGCTTCAAGCTAAAATCTCAGCTGGTGGTTTCATAAAGAGTACAATGTTCAATCTTGCTTACAAATT CAAGCAGTTTAGAATGATGAGGGGAGCTAAGCACAATGAAGCTGCTGCAATATGTGAcaaagtagttttcagtaag GTGAAAGAAGGTCTTGGAGGAAATGTCCGTGTAATTTTATCCGGAGCTGCCCCACTTGCCACTCATGTGGAAGAATACCTGAGAGTGGTGACATGCGCACATGTTTTACAAGGATATG GTCTCACGGAAACTTGTGCTGGATCATTTGTCTCGCTACCAAATCAGATGTCCATGATAGGGACTGTTGGTCCTCCAGTTCCAAATATTGATGCCCGCCTAGAATCTGTCCCTGACATGAATTATGATGCACTTGCAAGCACACCTCGTGGAGAAATCTGCATCAAGGGAGAAACATTATTCTCAGGGTACTACAGGCGTGAAGACCTTACAGAGGAAGTTTTGGTTGATGGATGGTTCCATACAG GGGACATTGGCGAGTGGCAACCTGATGGAAGTATGAAGATCATTGATCGGAAGAAGAATATCTTCAAGCTTTCACAAGGAGAATATGTAGCAGTTGAAAATTTGGAGAACATTTACGGTGTTGTTTCTGCTATAGACTCG ATATGGGTATATGGAAATAGTTTCGAGTCATTCCTTGTTGCCGTAGTCAATCCTAACAAGGAAGCCCTTGAGAGCTGGGCTGAGGGAAATGGAACCAGTGGTGATTTTGAGGCACTGTGTGAGAATCCAAAAGCAAAAGAATATATTTTGGGGGAACTTTCAAAAACAGGAAAAGAGAAGAAG CTCAAAGGTTTTGAATTCATAAGAGCTGTGCACCTTGACCCAGTGCCGTTTGACATGGAGCGTGACCTGATCACTCCAACATATAAAAGGAAGCGGCCGCAGTTGCTCAAGTACTACCAG GGCGCAATTGACAACATGTACAAAAGTGCTAAATGA